The Plasmodium malariae genome assembly, chromosome: 3 genome window below encodes:
- the PmUG01_03033300 gene encoding PIR protein — MNDLGLSLPSTVNYDILNKKKDYESSVICDTLEGELSDYKDVFEFCENYTGIIKYFKKLSFSGEFANYPCIVVKFWLYDRLFNLRNKRQEVTNIENIISKIKAIIKVDDKIEGCNLFDLPYSKEDFDIMKSLYDYATNYSTITAYLRDNSYICNQYLKDYINTNDEIYINKNNNCNYGNKGNIGYCKVFEYLKDPYIKLDLSTLSCRVKGSEASVPMERHHELPREEGPPENLKQKHSLPFSNIIMAVIFPLLGIFFFLFILCKFTPFKSWLKSHLLKKKIIQFYEDEEYIQEHLNKNYRTDRRHICYHPL, encoded by the exons ATG AATGATCTAGGACTTTCTCTTCCTTCTACAGttaattatgatatattaaataaaaaaaaagactatGAATCCTCTGTTATATGTGACACGTTAGAAGGAGAATTAAGTGATTATAAGGATGTTTTTGAATTTTGTGAGAATTATACTGGAATCATCAAATACTTCAAgaaattatcattttctgGTGAATTCGCAAATTATCCTTGCATAGTTGTGAAGTTCTGGTTATATGATCGTTTATTTAACTTACGTAATAAACGACAAGAAGTTACTAacattgaaaatattatttctaaaataaaagcaatTATTAAAGTAGATGATAAAATTGAAGGatgtaatttatttgatttaCCATATTCGAAGGAAGATTTTGATATAATGAAAAGTTTGTATGATTATGCTACAAATTATAGTACAATTACAGCATATCTAAGAGATAacagttatatatgtaatcaATATTTGAAagattatattaatacaaatgatgaaatatatattaataaaaataataattgtaactATGGCAATAAAGGAAATATTGGATATTGCAAAGTATTTGAATATCTTAAAGatccatatataaaattagatCTATCAACTTTATCATGTAGAGTAAAAGGCTCAGAAGCTTCCGTTCCTATGGAACGACATCATGAGCTACCTAGAGAAGAAGGACCACCTGAAAacttaaaacaaaaacaCTCTCTTCCATTTTCTAATATTATCATGGCAGTTATTTTCCCACTTTTaggaatttttttctttttattcattttgtgtaaa ttTACTCCATTTAAATCATGGTTAAAATCtcatttattgaaaaaaaaaataattcagtTTTACGAAGACGAAGAGTATATACAAGAAcatttgaataaaaattatcgCACAGATAGACGTCATATATGTTATCATCCATTATGA
- the PmUG01_03033800 gene encoding fam-m protein, with protein sequence MNIMKQKTILFLLIKFSWFSYLIWIRNSSNVLSTFNKSQDENYCVGEKADTINYRSLAKYKQGNSNKIHLKEKFPNNGTYEKKDIYKNEIGYNGKNKLSNRNTLNKALYYTEVKDYNNVMFDGKHFHFEKKWMKKKDYDNFLEKNRRIGDIDLKKIKFRNYGFGGAIFFIFFILGIGIPICSGIEHLGTLWNSIKSQTFWSFLHSAYEKVKGILVDYTYITLFSVLIFILSVILIVTIYKILINNEKYGKIKLISELNEQ encoded by the exons ATGAATATCATGAAACAGAAaactattttattcttactaattaaattttcttgGTTTAGCTATTTAATATGGATAAGAAATTCTAGCAATGTTTTG aGTACGTTTAATAAATCTCAGGATGAGAATTACTGCGTTGGTGAAAAAGCAGATACCATAAATTATAGATCactagcaaaatataaacaaggtaattcaaataaaatacatttgaAAGAAAAGTTTCCAAATAATGgaacatatgaaaaaaaagatatatataaaaatgaaataggGTACAATGGAAAAAACAAACTATCTAATAGAAATACTTTAAATAAGGCACTATACTATACCGAAGTTaaagattataataatgtaatgtttgatggaaaacatttccattttgaaaaaaaatggatgaaaaaaaaagattatgataattttcttgaaaaaaataggagAATTGGAGAtattgatttaaaaaaaataaaattcagaAATTATGGATTTGGGGGagctatatttttcattttttttattttgggAATAGGAATACCCATATGCTCAGGAATAGAACATTTGGGTACTTTATGGAATTCGATTAAATCACAAACATTTTGGAGCTTTCTACATTCAGCTTATGAGAAGGTGAAAGGAATATTAGTAgactatacatatataacattatttagCGTACTTATCTTTATATTATCTGTTATACTTATTGTAACGATTTATAAAatcttaataaataatgaaaaatatggaaaaattaaattaatatctgagttaaatgaacaataa
- the PmUG01_03033700 gene encoding fam-l protein: MEQKIKLLLFIKIFTFILLSWACHFYIYMNTLNSSLDASYNYRRKIYLRTYRLLSKCKRDKNSNIVCLKEEIQNNRVSENKYIPYDRKKDLGKKKQPLACSRKFLGYHKQDINNKLCILETNKYSILEKKIFKELDYEGFLKNNKTINDKLYKKILCKKYGLRLFLPLLVFLLLLSLIIVDLTFPSDNNKGLWGTLGVLDNLKGWLKTKEWLESIVSFLKNYMPKLSSCGNVTTGTQEICFLLPLFRVIIYVIPLVILGVTIVLSISYYHKKVKKYETIKFRKR, from the exons ATGGAACAGAAAATTAAGTTGctgttatttattaaaatttttacatttatacttttaagtTGGGCatgtcatttttatatttatatg aatacaCTTAATAGTTCATTGGATGCAAGCTACAATTATcgtagaaaaatatatttaagaacATATCGTTTACTGTCAAAGTGTAAACGTGATAAGAATTCAAATATTGTATgcttaaaagaagaaatacaaaataatagagtgagtgaaaataaatatattccttaTGATAGGAAAAAAGACTtgggaaaaaagaaacaacCTCTCGCATGTTCACGAAAATTTTTAGGATACCATAAACaagatattaataataaattgtgTATATTAGAAACAAACAAATATTCCATTttggaaaagaaaatattcaaagaacttgattatgaaggatttcttaaaaacaataaGACTATTAATGATAAgctttacaaaaaaatattatgtaaaaaatacgGATTAAGGctttttttacctttattaGTATTCTTACTGTTATTATCGTTAATCATAGTAGATTTAACGTTTCCTtcagataataataaaggttTGTGGGGTACATTAGGTGTGTTAGATAATTTGAAAGGATGGTTAAAAACGAAAGAATGGTTGGAATCCATTGTAAGTTTTTTGAAGAATTATATGCCAAAGTTGTCGTCATGTGGAAATGTAACCACTGGCACACAAGAAATATGCtttttattaccattatttagggttataatatatgtcaTACCTTTAGTTATATTAGGTGTGACAATAGTATTATCGATCTCctattatcataaaaaagttaaaaaatatgaaacaattaaattcaggaaaagataa
- the PmUG01_03033500 gene encoding fam-m protein, with translation MEQKIKFNLSTKIALFILLIWIYYFNNDSKVKKSLGEKHNVDIELNLRTYRLLAKYKQDKYSNIVELKNDISNNGESKKENISINDSGGKGLKKQSNRCILEKAQYYTEVMDYNNGMFDGKHFHFEKRMVKKRNYDDFLERKRRIYNIAFKKVKFRSYGFGITIFFFFFLLGIGLPILKGLESVEGLLVIKPIEKFCDLINEIPGLNDYSVLHIFLVLFSILIVSLGVIIIISIPKILKNNEKYKKMKLMIE, from the exons atggaacaaaaaattaagtttaaCTTATCTACTAAAATTGCcttatttatacttttaatttggatatattattttaacaatgAT AGTAAGGTGAAAAAATCATTAGGTGAAAAACACAATGTAGACATAGAATTAAATTTAAGAACCTATCGAttactagcaaaatataaacaggATAAGTATTCAAATATTGTAgagttaaaaaatgatatatcaaataatggagaaagcaaaaaagaaaatatatctattaatGACAGTGGGGGAAAAGGACTAAAAAAACAATCTAATAGATGTATATTAGAAAAGGCGCAATACTATACAGAAGTTAtggattataataatggaatgttcgatggaaaacatttccattttgaaaaaagaatggtcaaaaaaagaaattatgatgattttcttgaaagaaaaaggagaatttataatatagcatttaaaaaagtgaaaTTTAGAAGTTACGGATTTGGAATTactatattctttttttttttcttattaggAATAGGATTACCTATATTAAAAGGATTAGAGTCTGTAGAAGGTCTTTTAGTTATAAAACCAATTGAGAAATTTTGTGAccttataaatgaaataccAGGTTTAAATGATTATAGtgtattacatatttttctagTCTTATTTTCTATACTTATAGTTTCATTAGGTgtcataattataataagtattcctaaaattttaaaaaacaatgaaaaatataaaaaaatgaagttaaTGAttgagtaa
- the PmUG01_03033600 gene encoding fam-l protein yields the protein MEKYIKSFLFFKIATFILLTWIVHFNVDQCSFSKFLDESWKYRRKFYINTYRLLAKYKRDNASNDVGLKEEIPNHTVKEEKYVCNNGWGTSGKKVKSCKSSSMYVVGHKPTMKNKSNIFETKKYSHLEKKIFKELDYMDFLKNNRTLSERIYYKIIRKKYGLRIGLPLFLFLFLATSLILDVTCNMGLIKEWFNILNALPIGKWYMYLDKLLRNSPYKWFFQSMKKLDNVVKGRGCKARSDGYIYVSTFLGLFIYVIPFIILGITIILGIVYYHKKVKKYEKIKFRKR from the exons atggaaaaatatattaagtcattcttattttttaaaattgctACGTTTATACTTTTAACTTGGATAGTCCATTTTAACGTTGATCAG tGTTCTTTTAGCAAATTTTTGGATGAAAGCTGGAAATATCgtagaaaattttatataaatacttatcGTTTACTGGCAAAATATAAACGAGATAATGCTTCAAATGATGTAGgattaaaagaagaaataccAAATCATACAgttaaagaagaaaaatatgtatgtaataaTGGCTGGGGGACATCAGGAAAAAAGGTAAAGTCATGTAAAAGTTCATCAATGTATGTGGTAGGTCATAAACCaactatgaaaaataaatcaaatatatttgaaacaaagaaatattctcatcttgaaaaaaaaatattcaaagaacttgACTATAtggattttcttaaaaataacagGACACTTAGTGAAAGGAtttactataaaataatacgtaaaaaatacGGATTACGAATAGGTTTacctttatttttgttcttatttttagCAACTTCACTTATATTAGATGTAACTTGTAATATGGGGCTTATAAAGGAATGGTTTAATATACTGAATGCTCTTCCTATAGGTAAATGGTACATGTATTTAGATAAATTGTTGAGGAATTCTCCTTATAAATGGTTTTTCCAGtctatgaaaaaattagataATGTGGTAAAAGGTAGAGGGTGTAAAGCTAGAAGTGATGGATATATTTATGTCAGTACTTTTTTAggtctttttatatatgtcataccttttattatattaggAATAACAATTATATTAGGAATTGTatattaccataaaaaagttaaaaaatatgaaaaaattaagttcaggaaaagataa
- the PmUG01_03033400 gene encoding PIR protein, translated as MVQVHIFLKFLIISNQWIIKIFLESLPSKIYYRKTSDLTDDFCTWEDDKVQTTKNQLNIYEGIKNDLDNIMRVLCYLSFKEKGNSCDEQCHYLYYWIGNILFNKLKEENSVTTVIDVLNNFSRNLGSSQNCRCIFPKGISEEEFTKLKIVHDYCKDYETIQHNITYKKIMCNDEFSSYLVKATSTYDNLYRECVTTNSKEYCVEVKKQVPTCFQKKLSTLSCQVQDVSHQGLDEETSALAKQSGTMDEQSTFNLSQILMLATLPIAGILFFSFIIYNFTPFVSRIRKYLVKRKLVRHNLNYTDRQELTEYTSLQPKSNVERRQINIAFHS; from the exons ATGGTGCAGgttcatattttcttaaaattctTAATTATAAGTAATCAATGGATTatt aaaatttttttagaatcATTACCTtcgaaaatttattatagaaAAACATCCGATTTAACAGATGATTTTTGTACGTGGGAAGATGATAAGGTTCAAACAACAAAAAatcaattaaatatatatgaggGCATTAAGAATGATTTGGATAATATTATGAGagttttatgttatttatcttttaaagaaaaaggaaattcaTGTGATGAACAATGTCACTATTTGTATTATTGGAtaggaaatatattatttaataaattaaaggaaGAAAATTCAGTTACAACAGTTATTGATgtacttaataatttttcacgTAATCTTGGTTCATCTCAAAATTGCAGATGTATATTTCCGAAAGGTATTAGTGAAGAAGAATTTACAAAATTGAAGATTGTACATGATTATTGTAAAGACTACGAAACTATTCAGCacaatattacatataaaaaaattatgtgtaATGATGAATTTAGTAGTTACCTTGTTAAAGCTACTAGTACATATGATAATTTGTATAGGGAATGCGTAACAACAAATTCTAAAGAATACTGTGTTGAAGTTAAAAAACAAGTTCCTACATGCTTTCAGAAGAAATTATCTACTTTGTCGTGTCAAGTACAGGATGTCTCACATCAAGGTTTAGATGAAGAAACTTCTGCATTAGCTAAACAATCAGGAACTATGGATGAACAGTCAACCTTTAATCTATCTCAAATTTTAATGTTGGCTACTCTTCCAATTGCAggaatattattcttttcctttattatatataat TTTACTCCCTTTGTATCGAGGATACGTAAATATTTAGTAAAGAGGAAATTAGTTAgacataatttaaattatacagATAGACAGGAATTAACAGAATACACATCTTTGCAACCAAAATCAAATGTGGAGAGAAGACAAATAAATATTGCTTTCCATTCTTAA